A window of the Brassica napus cultivar Da-Ae chromosome C5, Da-Ae, whole genome shotgun sequence genome harbors these coding sequences:
- the LOC106409928 gene encoding uncharacterized protein LOC106409928, with protein sequence MTSAVSPVANAVVAHSTFNSLRLGRTSQFVVGRLIRFWDSRNIKKNGEFMGITILLLDELDSVIHGFIPANRASHDRPDLKSGSIVKVDRFEVARCASTYKITEHQFVIRFTPSTRICEVLTDAPVINSERFMVRRYDHVPFQFSHLHN encoded by the exons ATGACTTCTGCAGTTTCTCCAGTCGCTAACGCCGTCGTCGCCCACTCCACTTTCAACTCTCTCCGCCTCGGAAGAACTTCTCAGTTCGTTGTTGGTCGTCTCATTCGCTTCTGGGATTCCCGTAACATCAAGAAGAATGGAGAGTTCATGGGGATCACGATTCTCCTCCTCGATGAACTG GACTCGGTTATTCACGGGTTCATTCCCGCTAATCGAGCGAGTCACGACCGTCCTGATCTGAAGTCCGGTTCTATAGTAAAAGTGGATCGTTTTGAAGTTGCAAGGTGCGCTTCCACGTACAAGATCACGGAGCATCAGTTCGTGATCCGTTTCACCCCTTCCACGCGTATCTGTGAGGTCCTCACTGACGCGCCTGTGATCAACTCTGAAAGATTCATGGTGCGGCGCTACGACCACGTCCCTTTCCAGTTTTCACATTTACATAATTAA
- the LOC106407667 gene encoding berberine bridge enzyme-like 11 has protein sequence MENMLVLCLLLLSVSVATSQSVIDSATFLRCIVRQGLNPPDQTSEVTYIPTNSSFTTVLRRRIPNLRFDKPTSPKPLAVVTVKNWSQIGTALACSRELSVQVRIRSGGHDFEGLSYTSTVPFFVIDMFNFRSIDVNLTEGTAWVDSGATIGELYYRIAEKTNVFGFPAGLTPTLGVGGHFSGGGYGTMMRKYGLSVDNVIGSGIIDSNGNIYTDRVSMGEDLFWAIRGGGAASFGIVLGYRIRLVPVPERVTVFTVGKTVGEGAFDLIMKWQSFAPSTDRNMFVKLSLTIVNGTKPGEKTVLASFIGMYLGGSSKTLNVMNRDFPELKLKRIDCTEMRWIDSVLFWAGYPIGTPTSVLLDTTVANKLFMKRKSDYVKQPISRTGLDLILKKLVQVEKVEMNWNPYGGRMGEITSSRTPFPHRAGNLFNIEYLIDWSEAGDAVEKDYLSRAREMHGFMTPYVSSNPREAYLNYRDLDIGSGGNSTTYEGGKVYGAKYFKDNFERLVNIKSIYDEINFWRNEQSIPVRK, from the coding sequence atGGAAAACATGCTCGTGCTCTGTCTGCTACTGCTCTCAGTTTCAGTTGCAACTTCACAGTCCGTGATTGATTCGGCCACTTTCCTCCGATGTATCGTACGACAGGGATTGAACCCACCGGATCAAACCTCTGAAGTAACCTACATCCCAACAAACTCCTCTTTCACCACCGTCCTCCGCCGCCGCATACCCAACCTCCGTTTCGACAAACCCACCAGCCCAAAACCCCTCGCCGTCGTCACCGTAAAAAATTGGTCGCAAATCGGAACGGCGCTAGCATGCTCTCGCGAGCTCTCTGTCCAGGTCAGAATCCGAAGCGGAGGCCACGATTTCGAAGGTCTGTCTTACACCTCCACAGTCCCGTTTTTCGTCATCGACATGTTCAATTTCAGATCGATCGACGTCAACCTCACAGAGGGGACAGCTTGGGTAGATTCCGGCGCCACCATCGGAGAGCTTTACTACCGTATCGCAGAGAAGACCAATGTCTTTGGATTTCCAGCGGGTTTGACTCCGACGTTAGGCGTTGGTGGACATTTCAGCGGTGGAGGGTACGGAACTATGATGAGAAAGTACGGCTTGTCCGTGGACAATGTTATCGGATCCGGAATCATTGATTCAAATGGGAATATCTATACCGATCGAGTTTCAATGGGAGAAGATCTTTTCTGGGCGATTCGAGGAGGTGGAGCGGCGAGCTTCGGCATAGTGCTGGGATACAGAATCCGACTGGTCCCGGTGCCGGAGAGAGTTACGGTGTTCACGGTCGGCAAAACCGTCGGAGAAGGAGCTTTTGATCTTATAATGAAGTGGCAGAGTTTCGCTCCCAGTACAGATCGGAACATGTTCGTGAAGCTGTCGTTGACTATAGTCAACGGTACGAAGCCTGGTGAGAAGACGGTTTTAGCCTCCTTCATTGGGATGTATTTAGGTGGGTCGAGTAAGACGTTGAACGTGATGAACCGGGATTTCCCGGAACTAAAGCTGAAGAGAATCGATTGTACGGAAATGAGATGGATCGATTCGGTTCTATTCTGGGCCGGTTATCCGATCGGTACACCAACTTCCGTACTGTTGGACACGACAGTTGCGAACAAGTTGTTCATGAAACGTAAATCAGACTACGTGAAGCAGCCGATTTCGAGAACCGGTCTCGATCTGATACTCAAGAAATTGGTGCAAGTTGAAAAGGTTGAAATGAATTGGAATCCCTACGGAGGAAGAATGGGTGAGATCACGAGTTCGAGGACTCCATTCCCACATAGAGCAGGAAACTTGTTCAACATTGAGTATCTTATAGACTGGTCGGAAGCTGGAGATGCGGTGGAGAAGGATTACTTGTCACGTGCACGTGAGATGCATGGGTTCATGACCCCATACGTGTCTAGTAATCCGAGGGAAGCGTATCTTAATTACCGTGATCTTGACATAGGGTCAGGTGGTAATTCAACCACTTACGAAGGAGGTAAAGTCTATGGAGCTAAATATTTCAAAGACAACTTCGAGAGGTTAGTGAATATTAAATCCATCTATGATGAGATAAACTTTTGGAGGAACGAACAAAGTATTCCGGTTCGGAAATAA
- the LOC106407225 gene encoding berberine bridge enzyme-like 12 yields MNKTYLIFLLFFAASYSSPGAAADPANVYEDFVRCFKNKTNISDEDLTDVVLPRTSVSFTPVLRAYIRNARFNTSSTPKPSVIVLPRVDSHVQAAVICTKTLNLQLKIRSGGHDYDGLSYVSAVTFIVLDLSNFRNITVDMKDDGGSAWVQTGATLGELFYRIWEKSEVHAFPAGICPTVGVGGHVSGGGYGHMIRKFGLTIDYVVDATIVDVSGRVLDRKSMGEDLFWAIRGGGAGSFGVVLAFKVKLVEVPKTVTVFRIDKTTDQNALDMVYKWQFVAPRTDPGLFIRVLLASPTKNKTQTVNAKVRALYLGNASDVVSMMAKEFPELGLKIDDCKEMTWIQSLLWWMNYKDVEKVKPGVLLERDPGSAKFVKRKSDYVEKEITKPELNRLIQQLETLDRTGLVLNPYGGNLNATATNETAFPHRHKLYKIQHSSTWSDPRPEADRLYVGSLRTTYRIMTPFVSKNPRSSYLNYRDVDIGVNDHGKDSYRKGEIYGRKYFGENFDRLVRVKTAVDPENFFRNEQSIPTLPHKRR; encoded by the coding sequence ATGAATAAAACGTAtcttatctttcttctcttctttgctGCATCGTATTCATCACCGGGCGCTGCAGCAGATCCCGCGAATGTCTACGAAGACTTTGTCCGATGTTTCAAAAACAAGACGAACATCTCCGACGAGGATCTAACCGACGTCGTTTTGCCCCGTACCAGCGTTTCCTTCACCCCCGTTCTACGCGCATACATCAGAAATGCTCGTTTCAACACATCATCAACGCCGAAACCGTCCGTCATCGTGCTGCCACGTGTTGATTCCCACGTTCAAGCCGCCGTGATCTGCACCAAAACGCTGAATCTCCAGCTCAAGATCCGGAGCGGAGGCCACGACTACGACGGTCTCTCTTACGTCTCCGCCGTAACGTTCATCGTCCTCGATCTCTCTAACTTCCGAAACATCACCGTCGATATGAAAGACGACGGAGGATCCGCTTGGGTTCAAACCGGAGCCACGCTCGGCGAGCTTTTCTACCGGATCTGGGAGAAGAGCGAGGTGCACGCTTTCCCTGCCGGAATATGTCCTACCGTCGGCGTCGGAGGACACGTAAGCGGCGGCGGATACGGACACATGATTCGAAAGTTCGGGCTCACGATAGATTACGTCGTGGACGCTACCATCGTCGACGTCAGCGGCCGAGTTCTTGATCGGAAATCGATGGGGGAGGATCTCTTCTGGGCGATACGAGGCGGAGGAGCCGGAAGCTTCGGCGTCGTTTTGGCTTTTAAGGTGAAACTCGTGGAGGTTCCCAAAACCGTCACCGTCTTCAGGATAGATAAAACGACGGACCAAAATGCCCTCGACATGGTCTATAAATGGCAGTTCGTGGCTCCAAGAACCGACCCGGGTCTGTTCATAAGAGTTTTGTTAGCCTCTCCGACCAAGAACAAGACGCAGACGGTGAACGCTAAGGTAAGAGCTTTGTATCTGGGAAACGCCAGCGACGTCGTTTCAATGATGGCGAAGGAGTTCCCTGAGCTGGGTCTGAAGATAGATGATTGTAAGGAGATGACGTGGATCCAATCACTCTTGTGGTGGATGAACTACAAAGACGTGGAGAAAGTAAAACCGGGAGTTTTACTTGAAAGAGATCCGGGCTCCGCTAAATTTGTCAAGAGGAAATCGGATTACGTGGAGAAGGAGATAACCAAACCCGAACTAAACCGGTTGATTCAGCAATTGGAGACGTTAGACAGAACCGGTTTGGTTTTGAATCCATACGGAGGGAATCTAAACGCGACCGCAACCAACGAAACGGCATTTCCACATAGGCACAAACTATACAAAATCCAACATTCGTCGACATGGTCAGATCCTAGACCAGAAGCGGACAGGCTTTACGTTGGTAGTTTAAGAACGACCTATAGAATCATGACTCCGTTTGTGTCGAAAAACCCTAGGAGCTCGTATTTAAACTATAGGGATGTCGATATCGGGGTTAACGACCATGGAAAGGATAGTTATCGAAAGGGAGAAATCTATGGGAGGAAGTATTTCGGAGAGAACTTTGATCGGTTGGTTCGGGTGAAAACCGCTGTAGATCCGGAGAATTTCTTTAGGAATGAGCAGAGTATACCAACCTTACCTCATAAGAGAAGGTAG